TTAATAACAAATTTGTTATCATTGTAGTAAACAAAGTAATGTTTTGGATAAATATAGTTATATTAGTTGTAATTACTTCACCAATAACATTTTACAAGATTATAAACAAATATTTATTAATGTAGTAAATTTATTTagttacttatatatatatatatataacagatGTTGtaagtttatttttttaatgttgtaaatttagtttaataaaattataattttgatttaaaaagTTGTACTTGAAGTTATGCTATACCTCAAAATATCGACCCCGTTTTCGataatcaaattattattattattttttgttaattaacAAAAACCTAGAAAGGGAATCCAAACTGCGCAGACGATCTGATTCAGCAAGCAAGTAGCAACAATGAAACACACTACACTACACAGAGTGACAGTTATGAATATGTGATACAATGTGACTAGCTAGCTATGTCTTTCTCCATCTCTGTACTCTTTGTGACTGTGATCACTGATCCACCAACCCTACATAACTGTGTCAGTTATGTTCCTGCACCAACCatgattgtgtatctttgtgTTTAGTCAATTACTCAATTTGGTGGCCGGTTTATAGCATAATTGCTTTTGTTCTTGAGGGCCAAGGAGAAGAGCACACAGAAACAGACTTATCTATTATGTCAGCAGCAGcagtcatttttctttttacgaCGATGCCGCTGCTACTTACTTGATTATAGATGAGCTGGAGCTCTGATCCCCGCCGGAACGGATATAGGGCTTTGTATTGTCTCATGCATGCACAAAGCTTACTGGCATATTCAAGTTCAGAAAAGCATCACACTTTATTTCCATGCATTTAAGTTATAATAGTAATTACTTGCAATCTGGCATATATATGGACTACTCTGTAAGATGATTAGATTGAATGCACCATTTTAGATTATCTCTGGTGGTTGATTTAATCCGACTGAGATAGAGACGTTATGTACGTCACCCGAAGATTCTACggtattaaaattttatattacgCCATCTGTTTTCATTCCAgcgttttaatattttacttctataaaaaaaataaagacaatTATAAATCACTTAAAACTTCTGTCTAAACCTCAGGAAAATGAGATTGGCCgtataccttttttttttaatttataaagaATATTCTAAAATCATGGCTTATACCAGAAAAATTATCGTCTGAAACAGATATTTTTGTGAAGCAACCATCTTGGAACATGTGAATTTCATTAGATGACAATAGAAAGAAATTGTACTTACTGTACCAAATTTTTTGAACTGTACTGGCTTTCCCTTGAGCTTTGTGGTTGAGGCCTTTGCTTTCTTCACGAGCTAACGGGGTTCGAAAGCTGGTATGGTGGTGGAGATGAAGGAGGTGGTGACTGGTTGTGGATCTTGTTTGATCCCAAAAccaaagaattttttttgaacTATTCAACAATTTGCATATTCAACAGCTGAAAACCATGAAGCAtctcttttaatttgttttcagGGACTGAGAATCCGTATCCCTGCTAAGAATGCAACCACTTTATCCCGGCTTAGGCAAAGACATGGATTCTCTACTGCTTTTCAGAAATTTAAAACACCAGCAGGTCAATTACGATTAACAAAACTTGAAAACTATCATAAAAGACATAGCAGTAACATTCAATTTTGCCAACCTGCAAGTGAAATTTGACAAATATACAAGAAAAGATAACCGTAATCGCTATTATTAGCGCTTATAGGTAGGTATGTTTAACAGATGATATTTATATCACATTAAGGATATTATTCATTAACGAGTTGAAGCCGCTCACTGCATCAAAGGATCTATCACCCCatcatttcaatatttaaacatGATTCTGTACAGCAGACAAATACACTCGTACACTCAACAGCGGGATATACTTATTTTCAAACTATGAAGGAAACGAATGTACTCCGGCAATTCAGAAGTGGAATTCAAATCTGGAGATCTACAAGACAGCTTCAAAGGGAGTAATTTCATGACTTCTTGTGTGTACCCGAAGATCTCTTCTCAGACTTATCCGGAAACAACCAtaaaaattttgaaagctAAAAGCGTCTCACTTTGACCGCAGTGCCATTGTGCCTGCTTGAAGTAACAGAATTCTGAGACCACGATGAAGGCTTGACTCGCCCAGCAAGTAAGCTAGATGCTGCTGCAGCACTTATTTTCCTTCTCTTGGCTTCCAGTTCCAAGGCTTTCTTTGAAGTCCCAGATGACCCAGGAAAGATTGAAGAAGCATTAATCAAAGCTCGCTTGTCCTTCCTATTTCTGTCAAATTTGGCAGCAAACTTCATCCTTGATGCAGTGGCAGAATCCTCTTCTGCCGCTGGAAGAAGTCGTATATGGAGACCCATTCTTCGTGAAGCAGCCTCTTCTTCCGCAACTCTTTTCTTTTGGGACTGAAATAAAACAAAGATTATAATGAGTGAGCAAACCTGATTTCTATGCCAGAGAACACTATGTTCAATTCATTCTCTACAAAACAGCAGAAAAAAACACATGCAAATAGATCCAAGTTCTTTGTGTTTTGGTCCTGGTGATAGATAAGTATCCCAAAAACCTAATGACAAAGAAATGCAGTCCGTGAAGAGTGATAAGTTTAAATTAGCTCTCCACTGTCATCTAATTTCAGCAAAAAACAAAGGATAAATATGGTCTCAGTGACATACTCTAAGTTTGGCCCTGAGAGCCTTGTTTCGGGCATAATCATCTGAATGCCTGTTGTCAGAAATTCTCTGCAAGCGGACGAGCACTGGCTcagcttctttcttcttttgcaAATCTTCTTCTTGATGTTCAAGACGGTAAAACGGATCAGCGAGCATACCTTTTTCTGTAGAACAAAAAGATAAGTTTAATTAAACTGATGCAAAAGTTGTCCCAAAACCACTGTTTCGTCCCTTTCACCCTCATTAATTCCAATAAATAGGCCAATCTATTTCAACATCACCTATAATCCGGAAATGTAAAACCAACCTTCTTCTGCAGGAAGCGCAAAGGTTTCTGCATCCTCAATATCAAAATCCTCAGTCTTTTGCTGAGCCCCACTAATAATTACATACTGACAATTCTTCGGATCTGTCTGAATAACAATCTCCTGTTTGCAACATGCAGCCTTCATGGAAAAGCTCCATATCTGCAGGGAAAGGTGACACTCATCATTAAAATCCTGAACCTCATTACCAGGGGGCCGAGAATGCAATTTCTATCAGCTTAGTTAGAAACAGAAGGAAAACTCAGATGGATCAGTATTAGTTGAAAAACATACCTTTGTCGAATAATAGTTTCCTACTTGCTTTTTCTCAGCATTGAACCGAACACCCTTTGCAATCATAGAATTGCACCCACCACACCAGATATTATAGGGCATCTCGAATCTGAAATGAAGATAATTATCAGAAGTTTTCTATGTTTATGTACTCAAAAGTTGAACTAATTGTGTTCTCCAAAATGTTAGTAATTTTCCCCCATTTTGTCCAGTTTCCCTAATACTTCAATCCAAATTCGCAACAAAACCACAAAGTGTAGATACTTCAAGTTTGTATCTTGGTATAACACAACATAAAAAGTTGAATGAGAGTATACCCTAGAAGAAAACCTATGAAAGCATACTTCCAGATACAATTGATCCCTCCATAACACAACATATAGCCCATGAAAACTATTAACAGGTAAAATGAATTCCAATTATAGCGATAACTCATCAGTTATACTAAGTTCCCTGTCATGTTGAGAGctaaatatatacacatgTGGAAAACGATATTTATGCTTCTTTTAGAAAAACCTCAACATCACAAAACACAGACACCATAATATCCCAACGCAAGCTTTTAAAGTTGTAGTAGCAATAAAAGTTAACAATAGTCAGCAGGACTCGACTCCCCTCAGCAATCACTTTAACAAGCCGGTCGATCACAATACAACTTCCCATTACGAAAAACATACGCGAGACATATACGTTACCTTATGATCAAGATTCCCTGATCGAGCTTCCGCGCTCTCTCCCTCAGAGCATGCTGGCCGTTGAACTTGTTCAAAGAGCCCTGCAACACAATACCATCGCGACGATAAGTAAACCAAGCCTGTAACACAATACAGAACCAAACAGAAACTTAAGGTTCTGAGTTTACCTGATTGGGAGTCCATTCCGGCGGATAGTAAAAGTTATCTGCTCTAGCAGCTGCGAGTGTAGACTGCAGAAACCAAACCAACACAAGTTCAGCAGATTGATCAAATTAACATTAACAAATTCCATACACTTTTtcttaacaaaacctaaaagcTTGAATCTTGAGATTATCTTATGTcataaaattaaagaaaaatcaaaacttgtGGCTCAATTATCCACCTAACATCGAGCAGCATCAAAATCCAGAGTCAGAGGAATAAATTGACGCAAAACCCCAAATCGCAAACCCTAATTTTACGAATTGGGGAAAAAAGTGATCAAATTGAGGAGGAGAAAATCGAAGAGAAAGCGCACCATTGTTCTTCGTGGGTTGAATTAGCCGATCGAGGAGGTCTTCTGATGAATCGATTATGGGGTGTTTGGATTGAATCGTGGCTATTTGAAGTTGGGGATCTTGGTCTCCTTGTTTACGATGGACAACGAAGACGGTGGCGTCTTTGGTCCCGCGATATTCTGGGCTTTAGCCCTTGCCtctttatttatatcaatactTTAGAGTTGGGCTAGGCTTAATGAAAGCAAGGCCCAGCACGACTTTGTATTTAAGGTGAACAAGGTTTCTCAAGTTTTTGatctttcaaagaaaaaaaggaagaaaaatgagGTCTCTTAGGCCTAAAATTAATCCAAACTGTTTTTAGTGAAATTACAGCAATCAGGTTAAACCATGCATGCGTTTTGTTGTTGTAGCACGATGCATGCACCTTACTACCAGACAGTTAAGGTTTTTTTTGGCTGTGTTATTGTTCATACTGTAACAAGTAGTCCAGTCGAAACCTTAATGTTAGTTGAAAGTtcgacatgcatgcatgctttcACAACCGACAGACTCAGAAACCCTTCATAATCCCAAATCTGCAAATCAGAGCAGTCTCCCAATCTAGGAACAGCCATAATAAAACTCGAGCATGCTGCAAGAGAAACCCCAAATTATTATCCAAATATGACAAACAAAACATCGATCGACCAGACACCACTGCACAGCGCACCAGTGCATATCACAGTATACTCTACTCGATCATCGTAGCTAAATTTCTTAATCAGTATTCTACATATTTATACTAGCTCCTTTCTCTATATCTTTGGTGCAAGTTGGTTTGGTGCGTGTTGGCACCGACGTACATCAAGAAAGAAAATCTTTTTCACTAACCCAccctaaatttatatatagacatataGTATGGCTTTAGCTTAGCTTAGCAATGACAGTATTAATATCTTttcatcaaatacaatatgtcGTGCCGTCACAGCTACTCATGTTCTTTTCTAGTTATTTATTGATCACTTTAGGGTATAGAAATAGAAATACTTCCGGCAAAGTCGTAAAAGTAATATATCTTATGGTAATAATAATGCATGCACTGAAAATTAACCAAAAGAAAACACAAACAGATCGAGTAGTATCATTTAATTCAACCTTTTCATCATGAAAAAAACAATCATAGTGTCGACCATGTACAAGCTCAATCAATCACAATATTCATACATTTCTTCATTTGCATTATGGTTTTCtggacaaaacaaaaaaacctgTAGTAGTAACTAgtggaagaaaaagaaaaataacataaaCCATAGGTTTCAATGACTGGTCCATATaatcttttcttttgctttgacTTCATGGATCACCTGATCGAGATGGACTCATCGATGGTGCAATGGGTTAGGACCAGTGGGAACTCGCCGCTTTTCGACACCATAACGTGGATCAATCTCCTTGGAACTCTCATCGGAATTAGCAGCAGGCTGCGTGTGATGATCCTGAGAAGGCTTTCTTTGGTGGTGTTGCTGGCGGCGATGTACGAATGGGGTGAAATCAAACTTGCTTGCTAAAACTTTTCTGCTCATGGCCAGATTAGGGTGACgacgatgaagatgatgatgatggtgttgAGAAATTTGGTTGTGGATCTTACTGATTGTCTTGGAGTTATAGCATTCATATTGAAGGAAGAAAAAGATGAGGATGGAGAGGCAGAGAACGGTGACCAGAACTAGAAGGTGATGGTAGCATCGAGGCATTCTGAAGGCCATGGTGGAATATTAGAAGGAGGAGAAAGATGAGAAGGGGAAGCATGGATCGAGGTTAAATGACGACGATGAACCAACCTAATGGGGAAAAAGATCCAAGATTATTTGCCAGCTGATTGAATATAATGGACTAATTTATGATGATATATAGATACAATATGTATATGTAGGAGACAATAAGGATTTGGGTTTTGATCGAGGAGATAGTTGAAGAGATGTATATGTTACATTCATATATGGGAGACTTGCTCGCAACTATCTTTTTATGCTAAATTTAATGTTGGGAGACAGGGAAGAAAGAGAGGGAGGTAGACCCCTCTGCCTTTACCGGTTAAAGTTCCTtggaaaaaaaggaagaaaaatgcAAAGTTAGGGTTATAATAATTTCCAGTGTCAAACCCTTAATGATTtgtgtttgattttgatgCATGGGTAGAATTAGACACAATCTATGTTAATCCATCTCTATTAATTAAGGGGTTGGAAGTGAAAATCCACATGGATTAATTGAGTAATTTGCAACTAATTAAGTAAAGAGTGGGGAAGTTGCAATCTACATTATCTACTCACCAAGCAATCTAGGAAGTACTGTTTCGCTAAAGTGAGGGACAAAGCACATCAATTATATACACGGCTACTGGTACACCCTTGCACCAAGCTAAGCACGCACGGCAATCAAGCAAGGAGCCAAGTATACACAGACCAAGACAATCTTAGAGACCAAGTTGCAAGCAAGGCACGGCGCAGGCAAATACAGGACTGTgcagggagattagcctcatCAGCGGGACAAAATGCAggcagattagcctcgccagcatGCAGTTGCAGAATGCAGGCAGTTACAGGCGGTTACTGGCAGTTGCAGAGAGGAAGTTGCATAGTAGTTTTGGGATGAGTTGGTAAGGGAAGTTACATCCTTGGTGGTTATCTTAGGCAGTCACCTAAGTAGTGGGGGTTGTCCACTACATACTAGAATAATGGCATGCATGACAAGTGTCCTTGGCAATTGAAGGGAGCATCTTCCATGATTGTAGGTATTTAAGAAAATAGGAATTATGGCATGAGACTTGGAGAAGTTCTAGTGAACATTGTCAAGATCCTTACTAATCTATGTATGTTTGCTTTGtttaatgaaaatgaaagctaTTTCTCCAACATACTCGTGCGTGTTCATATACTAGACTTATCTCACGCATATAGATCATTAGGTGAAAATGAAACACTTGAGTGATCGAGAGAAGTATTAACAAACGTACTTAGTGAGTTAGAATTTGGGGTATCTCTCACACCTATCGAGTATGATAGAAGAGCGCAGCCTCACTTACAGTATGGTTGAGGAGAATAGGCTGATCTAGGAGTTTGTGGACGTCCTAGCGCCATCATGGAGCCATTTGACACCGTCGCTGTCAATACCGAAGTAACGAAAAATTCCGCTGCATACTTAAGGCCCATGACAACTACCAATATGAAATAAATGGCAGAAAGTTCTACTGTGTCATCAATTGCCTCAAATGTGAGATGATGAAAACACTTGGTTTTGTGTTTAGAGCACCTAAACTCATGTCTGTATGAAATATATTCACCCATCTTGACATTTTCTTATAATTGAGCTGCAACAAACTAGGTATTTATACACATGCATACTcgattttgattgaatttgagCGAATTCGAGAATACTCTTAaaattatttgaaaatgttaatatttcatctaattttatCCGTTCTTTTTCCCCTACATTTGTAAGATGTCGACTCACTAACTATGGACAGATGGTTAAAGTTTGAATCTCTACTCCTAATTTGTTGAAGAACATCTATATATGGGAGGACAGGCTTCGTGTGAATCTTAAAAACAACAGCAGGATGATTTGAAAGAGTGAGAAATGCAAGAGAAATGTTTCACCTAATAAGCCATACATGATAAAGAGCCGTAAATATGAGTTGTCACACTTCCCCACTTCCCTCATATCCCCGAGAATGCCCTCTACTCTTTCTCTCGCAATCCAAATCTCATAGAAAGTTGGAAACCGAAAAATCCGAGCAGCAGCTTGACGCCTTGACCCATAATGGCTCTGCTTACCTTCTGCCCACTCTTCTCTCCAAACTctgtttcttcttcctctgtcCTAAACCGCACAGCACCCAACTTAGTAGTCAACACGACACGAACACCCACCAGAACACGATCAGGAACCAAAGCTGTGACCTttgctgcttcttcttcttcgtccgaggattctcacaaatcaacaaagctGGTCACTTTCTTGGGGAAAGGTGGGTCCGGCAAGACCACCTCTGCCATTTTCGCTGCCCAGGTATCTCTGTCTCCATCTACATTGTATGTTACATATGACCTGCTAATAATACCATGTATCAGTTTTTTGCTGAGATTTAAACCAAGATAATGTGGTACCCAAATTAAGATATAGCTCTTGTTTGAGATTATGATTATGATTGTGAGGAAGTGTTATTATAGTTACAGAATCAAGAAGAAACCATAGAGTTTGTGAAAGATTAGTAATTTACTCTTTTTTCAAAGCCATTGTGTTTCAATTTCAGTATAGACAGTTGTGCTTGGGCTATATCCTACAGAATCAATAAGAAAAATCCCACTGAGTTGGTGAAAGATTCTTCATTTATGCTTTTTCAATGCCAGTATGTACCAATTTAAGCCTCAAAGTTTGAGTCTTTCATTGGATTGTTATAAGGCAGCTGTTCGTAGTGCAATTTTAGGCTTTAGCTGATTATATGCTTGTGGCATTGTATATAGACTATAGAATGATCT
This is a stretch of genomic DNA from Argentina anserina chromosome 4, drPotAnse1.1, whole genome shotgun sequence. It encodes these proteins:
- the LOC126791115 gene encoding uncharacterized protein LOC126791115 — protein: MSTLAAARADNFYYPPEWTPNQGSLNKFNGQHALRERARKLDQGILIIRFEMPYNIWCGGCNSMIAKGVRFNAEKKQVGNYYSTKIWSFSMKAACCKQEIVIQTDPKNCQYVIISGAQQKTEDFDIEDAETFALPAEEEKGMLADPFYRLEHQEEDLQKKKEAEPVLVRLQRISDNRHSDDYARNKALRAKLRSQKKRVAEEEAASRRMGLHIRLLPAAEEDSATASRMKFAAKFDRNRKDKRALINASSIFPGSSGTSKKALELEAKRRKISAAAASSLLAGRVKPSSWSQNSVTSSRHNGTAVKVRRF